The following proteins come from a genomic window of Deltaproteobacteria bacterium:
- a CDS encoding succinate dehydrogenase cytochrome b subunit, with translation MIRYLTSSIGRKQLTGMAGLGLALFVLTHMAGNFLIFVGPEAYNTYSHNLISSHLIYIIEAGLVTIFGLHFLMGIILTIRNRMARPQGYAKASNHEKKTPIQSRTMMFQGSILAVFVIYHLITFKFGPEYTVTYNGVEMRDLYRLTLEIFHNRTYVGLYVFCLLVLGVHLSHGFASGFQSLGLKDDKWSPVLEKFGIFYAVVVTAGFISQPLYVFFKNG, from the coding sequence ATGATTCGATATCTTACTTCCAGCATTGGACGGAAACAATTAACGGGCATGGCCGGCCTTGGGCTGGCTCTCTTTGTCCTCACCCACATGGCGGGAAATTTCCTGATTTTCGTAGGCCCTGAAGCCTACAACACCTACAGCCACAATCTCATCAGCAGTCATCTCATTTATATTATCGAGGCGGGTCTTGTAACTATTTTTGGCCTTCACTTTTTGATGGGAATTATTCTTACAATTCGTAACCGGATGGCCAGACCCCAAGGCTACGCAAAAGCATCGAACCACGAGAAAAAAACTCCCATTCAATCCAGAACTATGATGTTTCAGGGAAGTATCCTCGCCGTTTTTGTGATCTATCATCTTATTACTTTCAAATTCGGGCCCGAATATACAGTTACCTACAACGGCGTTGAGATGCGCGACCTTTACCGGCTGACGCTGGAGATTTTTCATAATCGGACTTATGTAGGCCTGTATGTTTTTTGCCTGCTGGTTTTGGGTGTTCACTTGAGTCACGGTTTTGCCTCCGGGTTTCAGTCGCTGGGACTCAAAGACGACAAATGGAGTCCGGTGCTTGAAAAATTTGGTATTTTCTACGCGGTAGTGGTGACGGCCGGTTTTATTTCACAACCGCTTTACGTTTTCTTTAAAAATGGTTGA
- a CDS encoding peptidylprolyl isomerase has translation MKKTGVLFFLSLCLMISGCNSSSGKTVVEINGKKITEGDLAFLSTLNPNIATQLATPFGKKQILDNLVEQELLYQAAKKEGLDRKQDVKNKIDLYGKVILAQAFVEDSSLKEAKKYYDANKGEFERLKLSQIMVRYATPEEMKAARKIKNLNVAKHSEPDALKIANEIYDKLKGGEDFAKLAKETSEDPMTKDQGGDLGYVSKSDPKLTRRGFEPLIEKAYTMKVGEIAGPIKTTSGYSIITVTAPAEQAPFEEVKNQVLFKTRGDARTKLLTELKEKNKVVYAKEFESLEAPQQPVPAKPAN, from the coding sequence ATGAAAAAAACAGGTGTTTTATTTTTTCTTTCTCTTTGCTTGATGATTTCCGGTTGCAATTCGTCATCAGGCAAAACAGTTGTTGAAATCAACGGCAAGAAAATCACAGAGGGTGATCTTGCATTTCTCTCAACCCTCAATCCCAATATCGCCACCCAACTTGCCACCCCCTTTGGAAAAAAACAGATACTCGACAATCTGGTGGAACAGGAACTCCTTTATCAAGCCGCCAAAAAAGAAGGTTTGGATCGCAAACAAGATGTTAAAAACAAAATTGATCTCTACGGAAAAGTGATTCTGGCGCAGGCTTTTGTGGAAGACAGTTCCCTTAAAGAGGCCAAAAAATATTACGACGCAAACAAAGGGGAATTTGAGAGACTCAAACTCTCCCAGATCATGGTTCGCTATGCCACACCGGAAGAAATGAAAGCGGCCCGCAAAATCAAGAATCTCAATGTCGCGAAGCACTCGGAACCGGATGCTTTGAAAATCGCCAATGAAATTTATGACAAACTCAAAGGCGGGGAGGATTTCGCCAAACTTGCAAAAGAGACTTCAGAAGATCCCATGACAAAAGATCAGGGAGGCGATTTGGGTTATGTTTCCAAAAGCGATCCTAAGCTGACTCGCCGCGGATTTGAACCACTCATCGAAAAAGCCTACACCATGAAGGTGGGAGAAATTGCCGGCCCCATCAAAACAACCAGCGGTTACAGTATCATTACCGTTACCGCCCCCGCAGAACAGGCGCCGTTTGAAGAAGTCAAAAATCAGGTGCTCTTCAAAACACGCGGCGACGCGCGGACAAAATTGTTGACGGAGCTCAAAGAGAAAAACAAGGTTGTGTACGCGAAAGAATTTGAATCACTCGAAGCGCCGCAACAGCCCGTACCCGCAAAACCGGCGAATTGA
- a CDS encoding BON domain-containing protein: protein MKTNKKWMVCFIIALFISGSHPARATSEQGERKVEAPTALPLEGATRAPMIDTAMDPVALIRQHLQLDSRIHATDVQINRKDDSLILFGSVMNLAEKQLLEEIIERTWGKNYSTKELKVNPSSVPDYEIQRNIATAIPAHCQIEIRDLGIEVRDGNVTLKGTTNALHHRIMAAYVAANTKGVKSVTNNIHVIGKRASDQLLAENIRSLLDSYLKDSDIQLRVAVNNGKVTLGGEVSSYDQTRYIRQTAENVPGVVSVEDKMTRKTEIRVGLGKY from the coding sequence ATGAAAACGAATAAAAAATGGATGGTTTGTTTCATCATAGCCCTTTTTATTTCAGGCAGTCACCCTGCACGGGCCACCAGTGAGCAAGGCGAACGTAAGGTGGAGGCTCCAACGGCTTTGCCGTTGGAGGGGGCGACGCGAGCCCCCATGATAGATACTGCAATGGATCCGGTTGCATTGATCCGTCAACACCTGCAACTCGACTCCCGCATTCATGCAACAGACGTTCAAATCAACAGGAAAGATGATTCCCTTATTTTGTTCGGCTCCGTCATGAACCTTGCAGAGAAGCAACTCTTGGAAGAAATCATTGAAAGGACATGGGGTAAAAACTATTCGACCAAGGAGTTAAAGGTCAACCCCTCCTCTGTTCCCGACTACGAGATCCAACGGAACATCGCGACAGCGATCCCCGCTCATTGCCAGATTGAAATCCGTGATCTTGGCATTGAAGTTCGGGACGGAAACGTCACGCTCAAAGGAACAACCAACGCTTTGCATCACCGAATCATGGCGGCTTATGTAGCGGCGAATACGAAAGGCGTCAAAAGCGTTACGAATAATATCCACGTCATTGGGAAAAGGGCGTCGGATCAGCTTCTTGCGGAAAATATCCGTTCCTTGCTGGATTCCTATCTGAAAGACAGTGATATTCAACTGCGCGTCGCGGTCAATAACGGCAAGGTGACATTGGGTGGTGAGGTTTCCAGCTACGATCAGACACGTTACATCCGGCAGACGGCGGAAAATGTGCCGGGTGTTGTTTCGGTAGAAGATAAAATGACAAGAAAAACGGAGATACGAGTGGGTCTGGGGAAATACTGA
- a CDS encoding DUF2203 family protein, whose amino-acid sequence MVAIFEFNRKRCFSLEEARELLPLVKRITDEAVLQVERLKNHIEEIDPAPSQRSYYEQELETIVEKWTQKITKLGCEPKGPWLVNFDNGEGYYCWNHSEDDVEFFNAYNMETGAPR is encoded by the coding sequence ATGGTGGCGATTTTCGAATTCAATCGGAAGAGGTGTTTTAGTCTGGAAGAGGCGCGTGAATTGCTTCCTCTTGTCAAGCGCATCACAGACGAGGCGGTGTTGCAAGTGGAGCGACTCAAAAATCATATTGAGGAGATCGATCCCGCCCCTTCGCAACGTTCCTATTACGAACAAGAACTCGAGACCATTGTTGAAAAGTGGACGCAAAAAATAACAAAACTCGGTTGCGAACCGAAAGGTCCGTGGCTTGTTAATTTTGACAACGGCGAGGGTTATTACTGCTGGAACCATTCCGAAGACGACGTCGAATTTTTCAACGCCTACAACATGGAAACAGGTGCACCGAGATAG
- the sucC gene encoding ADP-forming succinate--CoA ligase subunit beta produces MKIHEYQAKELLKKFGVAVPQGVLALNGDEAVAGAKNIGFPIVVKAQIHAGGRGKGGGIKLAKTPEETKTFAGQILGMTLVTPQTGSEGKLVKKVWIEKATDIAKEFYLGLVLDRACSELVLMASPEGGVEIEEVANRSPEKIFKTWINPTTGLEPFQARKLGFQLGLDNNTVKKFASFAMNLYRFFMATDASMAEINPLVLTKQGDVLALDAKVNFDDNALFRHPDIAELLDPNEEDKDELEASVHDLNYISLSGNIGCLVNGAGLAMATMDIIKLAGGAPCNFLDVGGSASQETVTEAFRILLRHEKIKVIFVNIFGGILKCDLLAEGIVAAAKELDVTVPLVVRLLGTNVEEGKKILVASGLNIISEDDMTKAAQKVVACAKESI; encoded by the coding sequence ATGAAAATCCACGAATATCAGGCGAAAGAATTGCTCAAAAAATTTGGTGTGGCGGTGCCTCAGGGTGTGTTGGCTTTAAATGGGGATGAAGCCGTTGCTGGCGCAAAAAATATCGGTTTTCCTATCGTCGTGAAGGCGCAGATTCATGCAGGCGGCCGAGGGAAAGGTGGTGGAATCAAGTTAGCCAAGACGCCCGAAGAAACAAAAACTTTTGCCGGTCAAATTTTGGGAATGACGCTGGTGACTCCTCAAACAGGTTCTGAAGGAAAATTAGTTAAAAAAGTTTGGATCGAAAAAGCAACCGACATCGCCAAAGAATTTTATTTGGGATTGGTGTTGGATCGTGCCTGCTCTGAACTCGTGTTGATGGCTTCTCCCGAAGGAGGAGTGGAAATTGAAGAAGTGGCCAACCGTTCGCCGGAAAAAATTTTTAAAACATGGATCAATCCCACCACCGGTTTGGAGCCTTTTCAGGCAAGAAAACTTGGATTTCAACTGGGTCTCGATAATAACACCGTCAAAAAATTTGCTTCTTTCGCGATGAATCTCTACCGCTTTTTTATGGCCACCGATGCATCCATGGCCGAAATCAATCCGCTCGTTCTCACTAAACAAGGCGATGTGCTGGCGCTCGACGCCAAAGTTAATTTTGATGACAACGCCCTTTTCCGTCATCCCGATATCGCGGAACTTCTCGATCCCAATGAAGAAGACAAAGACGAACTCGAAGCTTCAGTACACGACCTTAACTACATCAGCCTGTCGGGAAACATTGGTTGTCTGGTGAATGGCGCGGGACTTGCGATGGCGACGATGGACATTATCAAACTGGCTGGTGGTGCGCCGTGCAATTTTTTGGATGTGGGCGGTTCTGCTTCGCAGGAAACGGTGACGGAAGCTTTCAGAATTCTTTTGCGTCACGAAAAAATAAAAGTGATCTTCGTCAATATTTTTGGCGGTATTTTGAAATGTGATCTGTTGGCAGAGGGCATTGTGGCCGCGGCAAAGGAACTCGATGTGACTGTGCCGCTGGTCGTTCGGCTTTTGGGAACAAATGTGGAAGAGGGAAAGAAAATTTTGGTGGCCTCCGGGCTTAATATCATCAGTGAAGACGATATGACCAAAGCGGCACAGAAAGTGGTTGCCTGCGCCAAAGAATCAATATGA
- a CDS encoding DUF2231 domain-containing protein has translation MLGLVSTLITVFTGYWAETSFPHGETVHRMMKTHQTIGFTILGLGGLLTIWSFLKREGIPKASKLFLFLLGFVVLLILQNADLGMRMVFIEGAAVKAVSNNGEAEGENSGHHHGDENPNSHNHKEN, from the coding sequence GTGTTAGGACTCGTCAGCACTCTGATCACGGTCTTTACCGGTTACTGGGCAGAGACAAGTTTTCCGCATGGTGAAACCGTCCATCGAATGATGAAAACCCATCAAACAATCGGATTCACCATCCTTGGGCTGGGAGGCTTGCTGACGATCTGGAGTTTCCTGAAACGCGAAGGGATTCCAAAGGCATCAAAACTTTTTCTTTTTCTGTTGGGATTTGTAGTTTTGTTGATTTTGCAAAATGCCGATCTGGGCATGCGAATGGTCTTCATCGAAGGAGCCGCCGTAAAAGCCGTTTCTAATAATGGAGAAGCTGAAGGAGAAAATTCCGGTCATCATCATGGGGATGAAAACCCGAATTCACATAATCATAAGGAGAACTAA
- the sucD gene encoding succinate--CoA ligase subunit alpha: MSIWVNKNTKVVVQGITGQAGSTHARGCKEYGTQVVAGVTPGKGGQNFEGIPIFDTVSQTVQKTGANASLIFVPAAFAADAVYEAADAGITFIVCITEGIPVLDMIPVKQVLRANKIRLIGPNCPGIITPGECKIGIMPGRIHKPGKIGVVSRSGTLTYEAVDQLTKAGLGQSTCVGIGGDPIIGTSFIDCLDAFEKDPQTEAIVMIGEIGGSQEEEAAEFIQSNVKKRVVSFIAGQTAPEGKRMGHAGAIISGGKGTAKEKIAKLEKCGIAVSRSPATIGKTMAEII, translated from the coding sequence ATGAGTATTTGGGTGAATAAAAATACAAAGGTTGTTGTGCAGGGAATCACCGGACAAGCGGGTTCCACGCATGCTAGAGGGTGCAAGGAATATGGAACGCAAGTTGTCGCGGGTGTAACGCCGGGCAAGGGTGGACAAAATTTTGAAGGGATTCCCATTTTTGATACCGTTTCTCAAACCGTGCAAAAAACCGGAGCCAACGCGAGTCTCATTTTTGTTCCCGCCGCTTTTGCCGCCGATGCCGTTTACGAAGCGGCCGATGCTGGCATCACTTTTATCGTTTGCATCACCGAAGGCATTCCGGTTTTGGATATGATTCCGGTCAAACAGGTTTTACGCGCAAATAAAATCCGCCTGATTGGTCCCAACTGTCCGGGCATTATCACTCCGGGCGAATGCAAAATAGGAATCATGCCCGGGCGCATTCACAAGCCCGGAAAAATCGGTGTTGTCTCACGCTCCGGCACATTAACTTACGAAGCTGTGGATCAACTCACAAAAGCGGGGTTGGGGCAGAGCACCTGTGTGGGAATTGGCGGAGATCCGATCATCGGCACTTCGTTTATTGATTGCCTCGATGCTTTTGAAAAAGATCCGCAAACCGAAGCCATTGTGATGATCGGCGAAATTGGCGGATCACAGGAAGAAGAGGCGGCGGAATTTATTCAATCCAATGTCAAAAAACGCGTGGTTTCTTTTATCGCGGGGCAAACAGCTCCCGAAGGAAAAAGAATGGGACACGCGGGCGCCATTATTTCGGGAGGAAAGGGAACTGCCAAAGAAAAAATTGCCAAATTGGAAAAATGCGGCATCGCCGTTTCCAGAAGCCCCGCAACAATTGGCAAAACAATGGCCGAGATTATTTAA
- the efp gene encoding elongation factor P, translating into MKAGDLRPGMVVIMDGELCRCMESVHRTPGNLRAFFQSKLMRLKDGIQKEYRFSATDDIEKANLTTHEMQFLYKEQEQYHFMNTENYEQITMTIGQLRNAGHYLLPNSIIKITFYEENPVGVDLPSSLEFKVIEAEPGMRTATASASYKNAVIETGHTIKVPQFVEVGDIIKINPNTDAYLERGKGK; encoded by the coding sequence ATGAAAGCTGGCGATTTAAGACCCGGAATGGTTGTCATTATGGATGGCGAATTGTGCCGTTGCATGGAATCGGTCCACAGAACACCGGGAAACCTCAGGGCATTTTTTCAATCAAAGTTGATGCGACTCAAAGATGGCATTCAAAAGGAATATCGTTTTTCCGCCACGGATGACATTGAAAAAGCCAACCTCACCACCCACGAAATGCAATTCCTTTACAAAGAGCAGGAACAATATCATTTCATGAATACTGAAAATTACGAACAGATCACGATGACCATCGGCCAACTTAGAAATGCCGGACATTATCTGCTTCCCAATTCCATCATCAAAATTACTTTCTATGAAGAAAACCCGGTCGGGGTTGATCTTCCTTCTTCTCTGGAATTTAAAGTGATTGAAGCCGAGCCCGGCATGCGCACCGCCACTGCCAGCGCCTCCTATAAAAACGCCGTGATTGAAACGGGGCACACCATCAAAGTGCCGCAGTTTGTGGAAGTGGGCGACATCATCAAAATCAATCCCAACACCGATGCCTATTTGGAACGCGGCAAAGGCAAATAA
- a CDS encoding serine/threonine protein kinase: MGLSAVFLAPSAQGAADILLETGLTSADRGVVSSYLLALSVFTPASPVDEVTSLLQTLRGGRLDAVVTRQLAQYIAQIPPETWARFQMARGRTTSAVQSQSQRFADAATVAGIFAHHLAPHPVQRLTSDGRVVVVMEASGVGERARPQGSRTGMEETDREISAPNRSRPEAPPAETLSAAKPTAQSLKSFPGEKGSYIVVGNIATAGQGTILLLEDGAHIKYAGKILRDPRQAKRLRDEAKALGNIDNEHVVRLHDIAEIPHPFWGTKEMIVITEYVDGKTLAQLVQEGRRFSEAQLWEITRQTMDGLQAAHAKGIIHRDIKPSNLMIIENADGTFTVKIIDFGFARFEGEARDQSSYSGIKGTFAYTTPEHYKSGLVFSDATDLYGLGLVLIDLIRGKFRDVHFQYDSPLKTIAELRATSERYLSREFLDNLAMLVDKKPEVRRQAKARPTNPPATLPAEVAPAQAVATAVAIAAANASEIMTMGAHQYLQRLHDTEGDRRSAKDFVSQELWQEATVIGGLLATVDTLALYFEKFPPTWGFILAGAGALLAGLGLWKQRQLRHLKPYVEIGSLALYRAGKITGATLKEYQRGAVPLHPVDTAEDLKRAHGGAYIFLNNVVVDNVVVKESRGIVSQPIGEFKTPPPTITTFDLSFTIHLPWGDMIQKSLHMDEGLHKEDVERAKRFVKLFQEGPVSLVGIVQDDGNFKVVHVEKSH, translated from the coding sequence ATGGGACTTTCAGCTGTTTTTTTGGCTCCCTCCGCGCAAGGCGCGGCGGATATTCTTCTTGAAACAGGATTGACCTCGGCGGACAGGGGTGTCGTCAGCAGTTATCTGCTGGCTCTTTCTGTTTTTACTCCTGCATCACCTGTTGATGAAGTCACCTCGTTACTTCAAACTCTTCGGGGCGGAAGATTGGATGCAGTCGTCACCCGCCAACTCGCCCAATACATCGCGCAAATACCTCCCGAAACTTGGGCCCGATTTCAAATGGCAAGAGGAAGAACAACCTCAGCGGTCCAATCTCAATCTCAACGCTTCGCCGATGCCGCTACTGTGGCCGGTATTTTTGCGCATCACCTTGCACCCCATCCCGTACAACGCCTCACCTCCGATGGGCGTGTAGTTGTGGTCATGGAAGCCTCCGGAGTTGGAGAGCGTGCACGCCCTCAAGGTTCACGAACAGGGATGGAGGAAACGGACAGAGAAATTTCAGCTCCAAACAGATCAAGACCCGAAGCACCTCCCGCAGAGACGCTTTCCGCCGCCAAACCCACCGCCCAATCACTCAAAAGTTTTCCGGGTGAAAAGGGTTCCTACATCGTTGTTGGCAACATCGCTACCGCCGGTCAGGGAACAATTCTCCTCCTTGAAGATGGAGCGCACATAAAATATGCCGGCAAAATTCTGCGCGATCCCAGACAAGCTAAGCGACTTCGGGATGAAGCAAAAGCTCTTGGCAATATCGACAATGAACACGTCGTCCGCTTGCACGACATCGCGGAAATTCCCCACCCCTTCTGGGGAACCAAGGAGATGATCGTCATCACCGAATATGTGGACGGAAAAACCCTTGCGCAACTTGTTCAAGAGGGGCGCCGCTTTAGCGAAGCCCAGCTGTGGGAGATCACAAGACAGACCATGGACGGGCTCCAAGCCGCCCACGCCAAGGGTATTATCCACAGAGATATCAAACCCAGCAATTTGATGATCATCGAAAATGCAGACGGAACCTTCACGGTTAAAATCATTGATTTTGGATTCGCACGGTTTGAAGGAGAGGCAAGAGACCAGTCCAGTTACAGCGGCATCAAGGGAACTTTTGCCTACACCACGCCAGAGCACTATAAATCCGGGCTTGTTTTCAGCGATGCCACCGATCTTTACGGACTGGGATTAGTTCTTATCGACTTGATTCGCGGAAAATTTAGGGACGTTCACTTTCAATATGATTCCCCACTGAAAACCATCGCAGAACTTCGTGCGACAAGCGAAAGATATTTGAGCCGTGAATTTTTGGACAACCTTGCCATGCTGGTGGATAAAAAACCGGAGGTGCGGCGCCAAGCCAAAGCAAGACCTACGAATCCTCCCGCCACTCTTCCAGCAGAAGTTGCGCCTGCGCAAGCCGTTGCTACTGCCGTCGCCATTGCCGCCGCGAATGCTTCGGAAATAATGACCATGGGAGCGCATCAATATTTGCAAAGACTACATGATACAGAAGGGGATCGAAGGAGCGCAAAGGATTTTGTAAGCCAGGAACTCTGGCAGGAAGCTACTGTGATTGGAGGGCTTTTAGCAACAGTTGATACATTGGCATTGTATTTTGAAAAGTTTCCACCCACGTGGGGTTTTATTTTGGCTGGTGCGGGTGCACTACTGGCTGGCCTTGGACTGTGGAAACAACGGCAACTGCGCCACTTGAAACCTTATGTTGAGATCGGCTCTCTTGCTCTTTACAGAGCTGGAAAAATCACGGGCGCCACACTTAAAGAATATCAGCGAGGCGCAGTTCCTCTGCACCCTGTTGATACGGCAGAGGATTTAAAACGAGCACACGGTGGTGCCTACATCTTTTTAAATAATGTTGTTGTGGATAATGTTGTCGTGAAAGAATCTCGGGGGATTGTAAGCCAACCAATTGGTGAATTCAAGACACCTCCACCTACAATAACAACTTTTGATCTCAGTTTTACGATCCATCTTCCATGGGGAGATATGATTCAGAAGTCTCTTCATATGGATGAGGGTCTTCACAAGGAAGACGTTGAGAGGGCCAAAAGATTTGTCAAATTATTTCAGGAAGGTCCCGTCTCTCTCGTCGGCATCGTTCAGGACGATGGCAACTTCAAAGTTGTTCATGTAGAAAAATCTCATTAG
- a CDS encoding 50S ribosomal protein L11 methyltransferase, with protein MNKPFHSVIRRHAHMIFDMERSLSLLRAITKKVKPGDVVVDVGCGLGLLSFAACHKGAKRVYAMDVDGEALEFAQWQAEQLGMKNKICFLEDHSFNVELVEKADVLIQETVGPLAFDENFIPTLEDVKKRFLKPNGKIIPEEISLYGAPVDRKKNLLKKSSPLFKIKTKNPLQKYVKGIHIKKRWSLSRGAGHFAGVLAWPYVVWTKGCITDCAPDKKPTHWGQTFLAVSKNQKGAATFWLNIVPHPEDPLHYSEIEWKI; from the coding sequence ATGAATAAACCCTTTCATTCCGTCATCCGGCGACATGCCCACATGATTTTTGATATGGAGCGAAGTCTTTCGCTTTTGCGCGCCATCACAAAAAAAGTGAAACCGGGCGATGTCGTGGTGGACGTTGGTTGCGGTCTTGGCCTGCTCAGCTTTGCCGCATGCCATAAAGGCGCCAAAAGAGTTTATGCGATGGATGTAGATGGAGAAGCGCTGGAGTTCGCACAATGGCAAGCGGAGCAACTTGGTATGAAAAATAAAATTTGTTTTCTGGAAGACCATTCTTTCAATGTGGAACTTGTTGAAAAAGCGGATGTCTTGATTCAGGAAACGGTGGGACCGCTTGCTTTCGATGAAAATTTTATTCCGACATTGGAAGATGTAAAAAAACGTTTTTTAAAACCGAATGGAAAAATTATTCCGGAAGAGATTTCTCTTTATGGCGCACCCGTTGACCGTAAAAAAAATCTGCTGAAAAAATCCTCGCCACTTTTTAAAATTAAAACCAAAAACCCGCTTCAGAAATATGTGAAAGGGATTCACATTAAAAAAAGGTGGTCTCTTTCACGCGGCGCCGGACATTTTGCAGGAGTACTCGCTTGGCCTTATGTGGTATGGACTAAAGGATGCATCACCGACTGCGCACCTGACAAAAAACCCACTCATTGGGGACAAACTTTTTTGGCAGTCTCCAAAAACCAGAAAGGTGCGGCTACATTCTGGTTAAACATTGTTCCCCACCCGGAAGATCCCCTACATTATAGTGAAATAGAATGGAAAATCTAA
- a CDS encoding DUF192 domain-containing protein has translation MKLFSLLVWQAQNKMSGFFLSFPPRIAVRGKLRRESRKAEKDWIPAFAGMTSLHTQKQTFCFALVIIGLIGFTLGCERNKEVQTEEASPVPLQQQAAGQAVPAPGEAASISVGNVVLTPRDASPVTFTVEVAKTPEEKSHGLMGRENLADKHGMWFVFDEEVQDPFWMKDTPLALDIIFIDRNNKIVDIIPNAVPNSTDILTPHQKYRYVLEVKAGTAANLKLNLGDKVEFRLGPP, from the coding sequence ATGAAATTATTTTCTTTGTTGGTATGGCAAGCGCAAAACAAAATGTCCGGTTTCTTTTTGTCATTCCCGCCCCGTATCGCGGTACGGGGTAAACTCCGGCGGGAATCCAGAAAAGCTGAAAAAGACTGGATCCCTGCCTTCGCAGGGATGACAAGCTTGCATACGCAAAAACAGACATTTTGTTTTGCACTTGTTATAATCGGTTTGATTGGGTTCACTCTCGGTTGTGAACGTAATAAAGAGGTGCAGACTGAAGAAGCTTCTCCCGTTCCTTTGCAACAACAAGCGGCGGGACAAGCAGTTCCGGCCCCCGGTGAAGCGGCCAGTATTAGCGTTGGGAATGTTGTGTTAACTCCAAGAGATGCATCTCCTGTCACTTTCACTGTTGAAGTCGCCAAGACGCCTGAAGAAAAAAGCCATGGTTTGATGGGCCGTGAAAATTTGGCCGACAAACATGGGATGTGGTTTGTGTTTGATGAAGAGGTGCAAGATCCCTTCTGGATGAAAGATACGCCGCTTGCACTTGATATTATTTTTATCGATAGAAATAACAAGATTGTCGATATCATTCCCAATGCGGTTCCTAATTCCACGGATATTTTAACGCCGCATCAAAAATATCGGTATGTGCTGGAAGTCAAAGCGGGAACCGCCGCCAATCTAAAGCTGAACCTTGGCGACAAAGTCGAATTCCGCCTCGGCCCTCCCTAA
- a CDS encoding acylphosphatase, giving the protein MKMPQVHLFISGGVQGVFFRMHTHKKAIALKLTGWVRNLPDGRVETFAEGSQEKLDEFIEWCHKGPPAAHVEKVDAEWSEKENRFGDFRITD; this is encoded by the coding sequence ATAAAAATGCCGCAGGTTCATCTTTTTATTTCCGGAGGGGTTCAGGGTGTTTTTTTTCGGATGCACACGCATAAAAAAGCAATCGCATTAAAATTAACGGGTTGGGTGCGCAATCTTCCCGACGGCCGTGTGGAAACATTTGCCGAAGGTTCGCAGGAAAAACTTGATGAGTTTATAGAGTGGTGTCACAAAGGTCCTCCCGCCGCGCACGTTGAAAAAGTCGATGCAGAATGGAGTGAAAAAGAAAATCGCTTCGGGGACTTTCGTATTACAGACTAG